The following coding sequences are from one Humulus lupulus chromosome X, drHumLupu1.1, whole genome shotgun sequence window:
- the LOC133805832 gene encoding glutamate receptor 2.7-like produces the protein MMRKNDIPEIVVFSVSLLFLLCNFPSMSLAQKSSNGGKIIGVKVGVILNLETDFGKMGLSCINMALSDFYSFNPGFTTRLLLHTRNSKSDVVEAAASALDLIKNVKVEAILGPETSMQTHFVIELGDKAQVPIITFSAKSPSLTSLRSPFFFRVAANDSSQVEAIAAVVKAFGWREVVPIYVDNEHGEGIIPYLTDALQDVDAQVPYRSVIPPTATDDHISAELYKLMTMQTRVFVLHMLPALGYRIFAMAEKIGMMADGYVWIMTDGVADFLGSANSTVLDSMQGVLGLKTHVPKTKELQNFAVRWRKKFQRENPTIVNPPLVTFGLWAYDAVYGLAKAVEEIGKASNFSFKRVNVSSDNNSTDLGSFGVSQTGPELVQALSKMTFKGLSGEFKLVNGQLQTSTIEIINVNGSGERKVGFWTLENGLERMLGSVDKTKYSALNTSLAPIIWPGDSTSAPKGWQIPTNGKKLRIGVPVKHGFREFVNVTFPFSNDSVTGYSIDVFKAVLEALPYSVSYEYVPFANADGSRAGTYNDFVYQVFDGKLDAAVGDITIRANRSLYVDFTLPYTESGVYMIVPIKDDRSGNAWAFLKPLTWDLWVTSGCFFIFVGFVVWVLEHRINEDFRGPPYHQIGTSFWYSFSTMVFAHKERVVSNLARFVVIIWCFVVLILTQSYTASLTSLLTVQQLQPTITDVNQLLKNKEKVGFQRGSFIEGILKQMGFEDHQFVIYDTPEDLYQLFANGSKNNGIAAAFDETPYMKLFMAKYCSKFTMVEPTFKADGFAFAFPKGSPLVQDISRAILEVTEGKKMKAIEELWFKKDTNCVDLNNKFSSNSLGLESFWGLFLIAGVASSLALVIYAVMFLYEQRNLLMNSDAEPSVWRRIVAIFRTFDEKDLSSHTFRKNEVGERSVIDLSTPNTNCPPSPSGFSVHANSSFVFREQGSSSPDPNGTQTTYQETVVVSAVEVTYPNQDSRENHNS, from the exons ATGATGAGGAAGAACGACATCCCAGAGATTGTCGTTTTTTCTGTgtctttgttgttcttgctttgtAATTTTCCGAGTATGTCGTTGGCCCAGAAGAGTAGTAATGGTGGGAAAATAATAGGAGTGAAAGTTGGGGTGATTCTGAACTTGGAGACTGATTTTGGGAAGATGGGGCTGAGCTGCATCAATATGGCTCTTTCTGATTTCTACAGCTTCAATCCTGGCTTCACAACCAGGCTTCTCCTCCATACCAGGAACTCCAAATCCGACGTCGTTGAAGCTGCTGCTTCAG CTTTGGATCTAATAAAAAATGTTAAAGTCGAAGCCATTCTAGGCCCAGAAACATCAATGCAAACCCACTTCGTAATCGAACTCGGTGACAAAGCCCAAGTTCCCATCATAACATTCTCCGCAAAAAGCCCATCTCTCACTTCTCTCCGAAGCCCATTCTTCTTCCGAGTAGCCGCAAACGATTCGTCTCAGGTGGAAGCCATAGCTGCCGTCGTCAAAGCTTTCGGATGGAGAGAAGTAGTGCCCATCTACGTCGACAACGAGCACGGCGAGGGAATCATTCCTTACTTGACCGATGCTTTACAAGACGTCGATGCCCAAGTACCGTACCGGAGTGTGATCCCTCCGACCGCCACAGACGACCACATTTCAGCCGAGCTCTACAAGCTCATGACAATGCAGACAAGGGTCTTCGTCCTTCATATGTTGCCGGCTCTTGGGTATCGAATCTTTGCCATGGCCGAGAAGATTGGTATGATGGCTGATGGTTATGTTTGGATAATGACTGATGGGGTTGCTGATTTTCTGGGCTCAGCCAATTCAACTGTTCTCGATTCTATGCAAGGAGTTTTGGGGTTGAAAACCCATGTCCCTAAAACGAAGGAGCTTCAGAATTTTGCGGTTCGTTGGAGAAAAAAATTTCAACGTGAAAATCCCACCATTGTTAACCCTCCTTTGGTGACTTTTGGGCTTTGGGCTTACGACGCCGTTTACGGATTGGCCAAGGCAGTTGAGGAGATTGGGAAAGCATCGAACTTTAGCTTCAAAAGGGTGAATGTTTCGAGTGATAACAACTCTACTGATTTGGGATCGTTTGGGGTGTCTCAGACTGGTCCGGAACTTGTTCAAGCGTTATCGAAGATGACGTTTAAAGGGCTTTCGGGTGAGTTTAAACTCGTTAATGGGCAGCTGCAAACTTCGACTATTGAGATCATCAACGTGAATGGAAGTGGTGAAAGAAAGGTTGGGTTTTGGACGCTTGAGAATGGACTAGAGAGAATGTTGGGCTCGGTAGATAAGACCAAATACTCTGCTTTGAATACCAGTTTGGCGCCTATAATATGGCCTGGTGACTCGACCTCAGCTCCTAAGGGGTGGCAGATCCCGACGAATGGGAAGAAGTTGCGAATTGGGGTCCCGGTTAAACATGGATTTAGGGAGTTTGTGAATGTGACATTTCCTTTCTCAAATGATTCTGTTACAGGTTACAGTATCGATGTTTTCAAGGCCGTTTTGGAAGCACTGCCTTACTCTGTTTCGTACGAGTATGTTCCCTTTGCTAATGCCGATGGCAGTAGGGCTGGCACATACAACGACTTTGTCTACCAAGTGTTTGATGGg AAACTGGATGCTGCAGTTGGGGACATAACCATTAGAGCAAATAGGTCCTTGTACGTGGACTTTACATTGCCATATACTGAGTCTGGTGTGTACATGATAGTACCAATCAAGGATGATAGAAGTGGCAATGCTTGGGCATTCTTGAAGCCTTTGACTTGGGATCTTTGGGTAACAAGTGgttgttttttcatttttgttggGTTTGTAGTATGGGTTCTTGAACACCGAATAAATGAGGACTTTCGTGGCCCTCCATATCATCAAATTGGAACAAGCTTTTGGTACTCTTTTTCAACCATGGTTTTTGCACATA AGGAAAGAGTTGTGAGTAACTTGGCAAGATTTGTAGTGATTATATGGTGCTTTGTAGTACTCATACTCACCCAAAGTTACACAGCTAGTTTGACCTCGCTTTTAACAGTCCAACAACTCCAACCAACCATCACTGATGTGAACCAGCTCCTCAAGAACAAGGAGAAAGTTGGCTTTCAACGAGGTAGTTTTATAGAAGGAATATTGAAACAAATGGGGTTTGAAGATCACCAATTTGTGATCTATGACACTCCAGAAGACTTATACCAACTCTTTGCAAATGGGAGTAAAAACAATGGGATTGCTGCTGCTTTTGATGAAACACCTTACATGAAACTTTTTATGGCAAAATATTGCTCCAAGTTTACCATGGTTGAACCAACATTCAAAGCTGACGGCTTTGCTTTT GCTTTTCCGAAAGGCTCGCCTCTTGTTCAAGATATTTCGAGGGCAATATTGGAAGTGACTGAAGGAAAGAAAATGAAGGCTATAGAAGAATTGTGGTTCAAGAAAGACACCAACTGTGTAGACCTCAACAACAAGTTCTCATCCAACAGTCTTGGGCTGGAAAGCTTTTGGGGACTCTTCCTCATCGCAGGTGTGGCTTCATCGTTGGCGCTTGTCATATATGCTGTCATGTTCCTCTATGAGCAAAGGAATCTCTTGATGAACTCCGATGCAGAACCATCAGTTTGGAGGAGAATTGTGGCCATTTTTAGAACATTTGACGAAAAGGACCTCAGCTCGCACACTTTTAGAAAGAATGAAGTCGGAGAAAGAAGCGTCATTGACTTGTCAACGCCGAACACCAACTGCCCGCCAAGTCCTTCAGGGTTCTCAGTCCATGCAAATTCAAGCTTTGTGTTTAGGGAGCAAGGATCGTCTTCTCCAGACCCAAATGGTACACAAACAACTTATCAAGAGACTGTTGTAGTCTCAGCTGTAGAGGTTACTTACCCAAATCAAGACTCGAGGGAGAATCACAACTCTTAG